The window AAGATGACAAGTCAGTCAACAGTATTAGCTTCTAATTATGTTTTTCATTGTTAATACGTGAAATGCTGCTAACAGAAATAATTGTTGTAGTTCTTCTTGTGCACTCAACATGTTGAAGAACATCCAATTCTTTACAGGAGAAGATCTTAGACTGCATTATGACCAAGTACGTAGAGTAACACCTAAAGTTCTCTCAATTTTGTAAACATATGGAATGATATTAACATATCCTCCCATGCAGGCATACATCAACAATTACAGAAGAGAGTTGCATGTTGTCCTTCTTAATTCGCCCTACAACAAATTGAAGTCCATGAAAAGGCTGAAGATGTACAATGCTAGCCTATCGGATGCAGCTGCGATTGAAGATCATGAAGATGCAAGCATTTAGTCCAGCAATGGTCCATTCTTAGATATGGAGTGCACATTTGGTTATGAAGTGGTAGAGTAGGGTGTGGTTtggttttagtcccgaagaaggtttcctagccatgTTCTTAGTCCAGTGCGGATTAATCAAGTTGTAATACTTCACAGTACTAGTTCCAAATACTAttcttgaaataaatttggtctgcATGGGAGACGCTGAAACATATATTTTCTTTTGACAATAATTTGAAGCTTAGGAAGGTTAACTGAATTCTTAAATTTATATTTAAGTTTCGTCGGAGTCTGGACAAGATTCAGAACAATTACGTCGCTAGTTAgaagtttcagaatttttttaacATCGCTAGTTAGAAGTTCCAGAAAATTTTCAGCAAGTGCTGAAATATTTTGGCTGAAATTCAGTGAggctgaaatattttggccgaaagGCAAATATTGCAATGAGTGCTGAAATGAATGAAATTCAGTTATTTCATCGAAATCTCACCGAAGCAAAAACCATGGTGTCgtgccatcttgagcagcaccagACATGATTCAGACATGGTGTCGGTCTCACATGTACGAGGAAAAAATGTATGAGCACGGATGGGCAATAAAATAGCTTCACAAGAGAGAGGAAAATACTTCACGTGTGAACAGTCAATCCTAGTTGACTTTAGAACCAGTTTTCATCCTAAAAGAGGTCTCCAGTGATTTACTTATAACCAATAATAAAAGTGGTCCAGTTCTTTTGGCTGTTTTTCAAAGAAACGGGAACTATATCTTTTTGACGATCGTGATTCTCAGGAGACCTAAGTGTTGTTACGCAACTTACCTTAGTTTTTTAACACCATAACTTACCTTTGCTAAACTCtccacgcccccccccccctaatattcaaccaggtgggtcccctcCCTTGATTTCCTCCAACCGAAGAAATCTATACGTGGATATATGCCCGGGTTGTTACGATCCCTATAAATAGGGATCCTTTGAAACCTTATAGATCGTAGTTCGTCCTTatgagccgcccaaagcagcaagaCCGAAGGACAGAGCAACCCAGGAATCCAGCAAGACCGAACGACGGAGCCAAACATGAATCCTTAGGTAACTCCTCACGATCTCCTGCTGCAGCCGCTGCTATTTTTCGTGCCACGATCTTAATCCCATGATCTCTTGCTGCAACCCCACTCGTTGTTTGCATATCCATGTAACTCATCATGTTTTTAAACAAATTAAGTTGGGGGCGTTAGGGGAGGGCGCTAGGATTAGTTTCCTAACAGATTGGCAGTTCATTGATTAATTCCAGGCTAAATCTTAGGTTCTGGTCTTGTCGATGCCAATTAGGGAAGCGGGCACTTGCCTTATTTTTTCCTTCCGCACGAGTTATGGAAGGCATCGATGGCCCATGTTTTAATTCCATACTACTGACCATGATTAGCGCGTAGAGTTGATGAGACCACGGTTGGATAGTTTTTTATTTTCAAATCTTGATTTTATTTCAGATCAGCGCCTTGCAATGGAGATTACCTTATATGACCGTTCAAATGTAACCAAGCTAAATCTAATGCTAGTATTTGCACATTCATGGAACTCAGCTTGCTTGTAAACAAATTACCTCATGAAGTAGCGTAGAGCACAATTTTTATGTTGGTATATATAAGTTGTATTCGTCTGTATGAGTGTTTAAATTGTATACCATGCTGAATCTAATCACACTTGCACATCCATTGAACCCAGGATGCTTCTTTGCAGCCATATGAGGAGTTCATAAAGGGATTAAACACGCAGCAAAGGATGTACATCcagttgataggactgggtggacttCTCAAGACACCTAGCATCAAAATCAGACGTGTACTGTGCATGGCCATCACTAATTCATATGATGCAGAGCAGGATGCCTTTATCATCAACGGGAGACCATGTAGGATCACACTAGAAGATGTAGCGCATATAACAGGCATGCCCTGCCATGGGAAGAAGCACGTCCCTTCAAATCTTGATGATAATATGGAGTTGTGGAAGAAACTGAAAGACTGTAATGACACCAAAATAACTTTCaaaggattgctagccaagatgaaaggcgacagcacaccaaattttgtcaggccatttgtcctatacaccataggcaaatatgtatgccgaacaaaagaggagtatgtggataacaaatatattgggattgttagaaatgTTGAGACGATAAAGGGCACAAATCTTGGACAGCTAATGCTTGACTATCTTATGGatagcgtgaagaattttgtaaaTGGTGAGGCAATTCTGGAGGGGAATCTACCACTGCTGCAGTTAACTCGTAGTAGTACAATTATCACTTACCTAACATACATTACATAATGTACGAGAATATTTGTAAACTGCTTTTGTTGTCATGCAGACATGGTACTACGAGAAGTTTAGAGTGCACCAATTGGACTCTAGCATCTCGTATGAATCAAGCTTAAGGCCGTTGATCCAGAACTGGAGCGAGGAGAAGGCAAAAAAGGTTGAAAATATAATCCAGAATAATTATCTGGGAGTTGGAGAGGTAAAATGTCAGCACATTGCCTGGATTATGTAACATGTATATTTTCTAAATCATACTAACGATACTAAACTGTAGTATGTTGAGGACCTCATGAGGCCTTTCATTCCAGCACGAGATGGTACGCTGGCCAAACTGAAGACTGGCGGTCAGGTAAATGAGTTACATCAGGCACCCAATATATATTGTAACATTGCAACTAGTATGAAGTTatattattctaactgtttcaaagtCTCAGATTAAGGTAATCGTCGGACGTTTATTGACTGATTTGCAAGAAGTTGCCTCCCTCGTGCGGGAGGCTGGTGCACAACAAGTTGATAGGATGTGCACCCTTGAAAAGAAAATGGATGAGTGCCTTAGGcgtacccatacaaatggcaagctCACAGAGGACCTCATTAAAGAATTCAACGTAAGCCTAGAATTATGAGATTAGTATATATAATAGGAAATTTACGTATAGAAGGTTTTTTCTAAATTAGTTTACTATGAAAACACCCCAAACTAACATGTATTTTTTAAAGACAAAACGCGACGGAATATTTTCAGGACTGGAGGACATACATCTTTCTGACCACGGGGCACCTTCACACCCAATGGAGGCCTCTGTTGAGAATGCTGAGCAGGCTTCTGACCAGAGGAAACAAAATGATGTCACGGAGGTCACTGCTAAGCACCATTGTAAGCAGGGAATAAAAAATGATGACATGGAGCCCCCAATGAAGAACCTTGATGAAGAATTTGGCGTACGCATGTtaacttaattatgaaacaatcattGTCGTTTCAGAAATAACATGTGATCTTCCACGTACGGGATGAAGCATTTGAAAGAGCTGAAAGAAAAATCAAACAGGATCTCAGTGGTATTCATAAGCTTTTGAAAGAGGTGGATGATATCGAGGGTGCTCCTAGTTTGGATAAGCAAATGCATTCCaaagccaccacaagccttgaagaattccaggtgatgcacattttacctATAATTGAGGAAGAATCTGCTAAAGGCTAACATGCAGTTTATTTCTTATGACAGATTCCGTTCAACATATGGAGTAAGCAGCACTCTGTGAAGGCTACGGGATCGCGAGAGCCCGAAGAGCCCCGTGCCTTCGCAGATGATGACAGCCATGATGAATCCTTTTGAAAGCAGCAAGAAGTAAGTGTGGTTGAATCGACGCCACCAAATCATGGGGGCGAAAAGAAAAATATGGTATTGCAATTATTTAAGAATGACGAGTATGCTTCGTACGATACTgagaagaaaaaaaaagtaaaaaaaaagactCCATCAGAGTCTACAAATGATTCCGAGGACACGAACAATAAAAAGAGGAAAATCGGCTCTAGCAACTTAAAAAAGAGGTCAGAAGTTACTGAAACCCAGAGGGACCAGCTAGATGTGGTTCGACAGGATTTCATGGTGTCACTGATCAACAATACAAATCACGAAAAACAAATGGTCTTAGTTGATGACATTGTCGTGCTATCgaagcatttgcaatgcctcacccAAAAAGATGGATCTGAAGAAGCTGTATGGTTGGGTGACGAAATAAGATCTGATATAATACACGTGACATCAGCGTATTGCATAGGATCTGGACCATCGAATTCGCTCCGACGGATGGTCCATATCGTCCGGATGCACTGTAAAATGACTCAAAACTATTATTATTCATGCGAAACCAAGTCCTCATTTTCATGATAAgcttattagagcatctccagccgttggctccCCAGCGGGTGCCTAAAATTGCCACCTGgggcgagccggcgcaaaaaaAGGACCTGGGTACAAGTTGGTCCCCAGTCACCGGCCCCAGGGCCGCCCTCAGGCGCGTCTAATTTTTTCAAACAAAATAAACATTCGACGCAGTTCGTTTAAACACGGCTAAATTTCGGCAAACTTCggcatatattagacatgttcACGACGCGTTACATAAAACTAAAAAAAGAACTGGCTGAACGCcgagtagtcgccgtcgtcgccgacATCCTCGCCGCCGTTGTCGttggcggccttctcctccttgacgcggccgtccATGCTgcacccctgcccggcgtcgccatgcCGGACAGGTGCCGGCTGCGGTGGCGCGTCATCGTCActgtcgtcgaggacgacgacTTCTCCTTCTTCGCGGCCCCGGCGGCGCTGCTCGAAGCGCCGTAGTGCGACGACCTGGCACTCCCTCTCCATCCTGAGGAAGTCCTTGCGCGCCCATTTCCGGGCCGCATCATCGTCGAGCTCCACCTTGCTgggctccgtcttcacggcggggATCCCCGGCTCCGttttcaccggcgcgagcccccgccccgtctttggcttgacgaagcgcggaggagccgacgatgGGGCGCGCCGGCCGCCtttgttgatgacgatgccggcgctgcgagtgcgtcggccgagcggcgtctctgctactagctcggccttgacgccgagcaacgccggagagccggaggagtgggaagaggatcgcgacgaggaggaggaagacgatgaggAGACGAACCTCCTGGGCAGCCATTGCCCGGCGTGTCAGCGGTGGGCCGGGGCCGGAGCCGCCAGGGGAGGGTATGCGAGTGGCggctcgttgccgccctcgaggtgcgccAGCACGCCATCGAgcatgcggccggggacgcccctccaCACGCGGTGCCCCTTGCTGTTCTTCATGCCAGCCTCTGCTCTTGTCGgtgctcgaagtacgccgccctCGCCGAGTGGTTGTCGGCGGCATACTGGGGCAGGGCGCGCTgctcgtcggtgagggaggcgcgcgcGAGCTCGACCTCGTCGACGAAGTAGGCGGGTCGCGCCATGGCGTCCGGCAGCGAGGGAATGGCCACTTCCCCGTTGCTGAGCCGCCACCCCAACGGCCCGACGCGCATGTCCGATggcgccgggatgttggcctcgaacaggagccaggactcctgttcgcggagcgaacggtggccgaagccgttggccgctgcCTCGTCGCCGGGGAAGCGTTCGTCCATTGGGGGCCTATCGGAGTGAGGATGGACTCGGATGTGGCGcacgggagagggagaaggagggctCGGCGACGGCAGTGCACCGTATAGGGAGAGAGCTCGGCGGCTAGGGCTGGTGTGGCCTGAGGCGAGGGAGGGCGCCGGCTTATAtagccgcgcccgtgtgtacgcgtggcgggaggggagGCGTCACCGTaccgtcccgtgacgcgccgcctgtgaggaatcaatggcaaggctgaccggcaacggtagccttggcattgattcctgcGGGAACCGATGTGATGAGGGCGGCGAAGCGCccgtctcgctgactcggcggCCCGCTGCTGCTTCGCGCCAAAACCACTCGCCCCGGGGCCCCCGGGTGccacccagcgcgccgggttcggcctgggtccaccGGCACTGATTTCGGCCCAGGCAGGCGAAAattgggctcctgggggcgcgactgggccgttttttcaatgccggcgcgaaaaaatcatcTGGGGAGGCtgttctgggggcgcggctggagatgctcttatcctTCTTTTCTGCAGAAGTTTTAGGTGAACTATAAATTTGTACAGTGTCGATGGTACAATTATGGTGCTTAGATTAGAATTCCATTCATTATTTGTTCATCCTTTTTTGGTTCATTTTAGGTGAAATATAGACAATATAATGAACTTCCGTATGGTCAGCTTATTAGGAACTTTCAGATGAATAAAGGCATAAGAGACGTGCATGTGCCAACTGGCGATGCCCTGAAATCTTCTAAAGTTCTTGCTTCACATTCTGATTGATAGTGACTTAAATATTTGCTTCAAGTCTTAGTATTTTCTACCTATCTATAACTTATTTTCTATTGACTGACAATTAAAATTATTTTCAGCTCTGTCTAATTTGCATATATTTGATAGATAGATTTATAATCTGCATACCGATTTAAATATATGATATTATCCACACACAAAAGTTATTTTTAATAATTCATTTTTATTTTCCATAATCAACCAGGCCGTATATATCTGAGGTACTATAAACAACTAGCCCGTGCGCATGCGAGTGCTCATAATAAGTTATTGTGACAACTATTATGAAGATTTCCTTGAGAGGCGACTCCCGCTAGGAGGGCGACTCCCTCCGCGACTCCCGCTAGGGTTCccacccgccgccaccgccggccgtcGGGCGCGTCTCCCCGCCTCGCTCCTCCCTCCCCCCTTCTCCTCCCCTTTCCTCCCGCGGCGCGCCCGCGCGCGCCGGGGAGGATCCCCTCCTGCCGCGGCCCTCGCCCCgcctcccttccctctcccccccccGCTGCCGCCGGCGAGCTCCGTCGGGCAAAGTCCGGTGGGCATGGCGGCGGTGGGGCCTCTCTTCCCCCTCCACTTGTTGGCGCAGACGCGGGGCGGCCCCTTCGAGCGGTGGCGCCAGTTGTCGCGGGATCCAGTGGTGCGGCGGCGGTCTCGCTGGGCGGCGGGGTGGCCTGCTGGTGGCGGCGCTCCGGCTCCCTTCGTTCCACGCGCAGCGGGGCGGCTGCGTTGCTCCCGTCtcgggaggtggcgcgcggccggtctcttgccggatccggccagatctggcGTTGGGGGCCGACCGGCGACGCGTGGCTCAGGTGGTGCGTGCCCGGCGGCTCTGGTGCTTGGAGATCATCGGGCGACGTGGGTAGGGCAGCGGTCGGGCATGGCCGCTGCTCCGATCGTGGGCGGCGGCGTGGGGAGGTCTCGGTGGTGACCTCTCGGTGTTGTGGCGGCTTCACGGTGGCTCGACGGATCTGTCCGCGGCAGCGGCCGGCTTCTCCGGCGTCGGCTTGCCGGTGGTCGGGCCGTCTCGACCTTCACCCCATCTCCTCGTCGCCCGGGCGCTTCTCCCATCAAGGGGCAGGTCCTCTCCCGGTTGCGGTCCATcactcgtctcgcgcccggtgccgcaggaccgagctcgtctcgcgcacgatgcagcaggaccgagctcgtctcgcgcacggtgcaGCAGGACCGACCTCGTCCCCCTCTCGATGCTGCAGGACCGAGGTCGTCTTGCGCTAGGGGCAGCAAGACCGGTCGGTGGATGCCAGTTCTGGCCGACCTATTGGTTCTTGACGCTGGGGGTGGCCCAGGGGCGTGAAAGGTGAgacctttccgctcgtctctttcgttggggtgcggcgggtctcgggtgaggtggtgtcgaggtcttggatgctggggcggcggccctggtggtggttgcgCGGTGCTCTTGGGCAGAGCCCGTGCCTTGGTGTTGCCCAGTCAtcatggtcgtgtgggcggcgtggttgccggggtgtggcgttcggtggcggtgatgGTTGGTCgtggtgaaaacctgctctatcttcggacggaccggcggcggcgaagatcattcccttcttgaaggcgtcgtcgcggctctcattgcccttCATGCGGCTCCGGGgaaaactttgatccttggatcgggcggtggcggcgctccggagtcgtatccttcctgaaggcgccgccttggagcgcatggttcgtcatatgtagTCTCACCTCTTCGGGGCCATAGTGCTAgtggtggtgttgctgcgctcagcgcctatatATCCTGTCGTGGGTCTGTGCGTGTGTTGCGGTGGCGTGGCGTGTGTTTGTACTGGATGCTTGTGGTTTGatactttatatataaagcggggcgaaagcctttttcggtaattatTATGAACAAAAAATTGATTtagctaatcaaattattgaaaaagTTCTCAAACatccgtgcgttgcacgtgcatgcttattAGATATGTGCAACATTTACTTAATTATACGCCGGAAACACCGTTACATCAACTACACAAGATAGCAAGCACAGAACAATATCATGACGTGCAGAGGTATACACTAGAGGCGAGATGGCCACCACAAGCTTGTCGGTCGGCATGATGGCCGGCACGGTGTCGCCCATGACACACAAACCACACTGGAAGAAGAAGGCCACAGTTGCCTCCAGGCATCCCTGGCCAAAGTAGATGACCAACGCCAGACGCCGTGGATTAAGTGTGTCGCGTGAGACGTGCGGAAAGTGGCTTCTTCATCGCCTTGATGAAGGTGTTGAGCTCTGTCAGGTCGACGCCGGCACAGCCCCCCGTCGGCGGCGCCCACTCGAACTCACCCACGAGCGCAGCCAGGAAGCACTTGATGTTCATCATGGCGAGACCCACGCCCGGGCAGAACCTATGCCCGGCGCCGAATGGCATCATCCTTATATCCTTCGTCCCCGGCAAAGGGCCGACGTCTTCTGCCTCACCGCCGGGAAGGAACCGCTCTGGCCGGAACTCGTCGGGGTCCGTCCACGTCTTGCCGTCCCTTCCCATGTCTCCAACAGTGAACTGTGCAATGAAGTCGCCGGTGgtttttcctccgactccgagcaccTCCGCTGCGTCGGCGTTGACATGGCGCTGGACGAAGGGCACCTGCGGATGCAGGCGGAGGGTCTCGAGAACGACGGCGTTCAGATACGGCATGCCACGGATGAGCCTCCTGCTGGAGCTGGCGGCCACGGCCCCGCCGGCGCCGTCCACCTCGTCCCGAAGCTTTTTCTGGATCTCCTGGTCGTTTACCAGGTGGGCGAGGGTCCATTCCAGGCTTGCCATCACCGTCCCCGTGCCAGCGCCCAGAAACTCTGACAGCAGGTTCACGAACTCATCGTCCCTAACAGCACGTCGGCCTGCACCGTCACCCTTGCCTCCGTCGGGGACACGTAGGTCGATGAGCGAGTCGACGTATGGACGACGGCCGCCACCGTCGCATGTCGGTCGAGACTCCCGCCGTGAGTCGACAAGAGGGAGGTACAACTCGCCCAACCGGCCATGTATGGCCGAGAGTCGGCGCAATCGTCTCCACTCCGCGAGCTTGGCCAACATGGTGCCAGGCGAAGCCCGAGCCTCTCCGACGGCGACCTGCTGGAACTCCCGTATCAAGCAGCCCATGGCGCGCACATGCCCCTCGTCCACGTCGTCGCCGAAGCACAGGCGCGCGAGTACCAAGAAGATGGAAGGGTAGAGGTGGTCGCGGACGATGGCGATCACCGGCAGTTCCTTCCCCAAAGCGGCGACGAGGCCATGGATGGCCTCCCGCTGCAGCGGCGTGACGTGCTCGAGGCGCGACGGGTGGAGGGTCTCGGAGGTGATGTTGCACCGGAATGCACGCCAGAGAGGGCCGTACGACGCGGAGGCTAGGCCGTCGCCGTACTGGCCGTGTTTCTTCTCCAGAAACACCAGAAAGGGCGCCACCGGGCGGTCCGAGAAGTCGTCGGCGTTCTCAACGAGCGCACGGTGGGCTACCGCGGGATCGGCGATCTTCTGGATCACCACAGCAGCTGGAGCACGGGCACGACTGGTACTAGTAGTGTAGGTGTAGCTACGCCGCCTGATCAGTACGGTCAAGCCCAAGAGAAGCAGAGCAATGAGCACAAGGAGCTCCATTGTTAGATACTCCTACTTGTTGGTTACGTGTGTGTGTGACTGTCTGTACGTCTGTCTTTATATATAGCATATCTGGTGGCTTATGTAATTTCTAGTTGCATTGATAGACATACCCACTATGTCCAAATTAATAACTTCGCGTTCCTCCATAATGCTAAAAAT is drawn from Triticum dicoccoides isolate Atlit2015 ecotype Zavitan chromosome 4A, WEW_v2.0, whole genome shotgun sequence and contains these coding sequences:
- the LOC119288099 gene encoding cytochrome P450 89A2-like — its product is MELLVLIALLLLGLTVLIRRRSYTYTTSTSRARAPAAVVIQKIADPAVAHRALVENADDFSDRPVAPFLVFLEKKHGQYGDGLASASYGPLWRAFRCNITSETLHPSRLEHVTPLQREAIHGLVAALGKELPVIAIVRDHLYPSIFLVLARLCFGDDVDEGHVRAMGCLIREFQQVAVGEARASPGTMLAKLAEWRRLRRLSAIHGRLGELYLPLVDSRRESRPTCDGGGRRPYVDSLIDLRVPDGGKGDGAGRRAVRDDEFVNLLSEFLGAGTGTVMASLEWTLAHLVNDQEIQKKLRDEVDGAGGAVAASSSRRLIRGMPYLNAVVLETLRLHPQVPFVQRHVNADAAEVLGVGGKTTGDFIAQFTVGDMGRDGKTWTDPDEFRPERFLPGGEAEDVGPLPGTKDIRMMPFGAGHRFCPGVGLAMMNIKCFLAALVGEFEWAPPTGGCAGVDLTELNTFIKAMKKPLSARLTRHT